The proteins below come from a single Polynucleobacter necessarius genomic window:
- a CDS encoding tripartite tricarboxylate transporter substrate-binding protein yields MNKKMIAGILFLTSFMLAGTCFAQSYQNGPLKMIAPFPAGGSTDVIARLISNKLGDALGQPVYVKNKAGAHGSIGLQAVLAAPADGQTLAMVSIGTNGINPVLYKKSSYDVNKDFVPVSLLVTVPIAIVTRADAPFNDLAGLIAYARANPGKLTFASAGNGGSSHLVSEMFMMRSGVDVVHVPYKGFAPAVSDVIAGQVNLMFDTLLTST; encoded by the coding sequence GCTGGTACATGTTTCGCACAAAGCTACCAAAATGGACCGCTAAAAATGATAGCGCCATTCCCCGCGGGAGGTTCAACAGACGTAATTGCTCGATTAATTTCGAATAAGTTGGGCGATGCTCTGGGTCAGCCAGTCTATGTTAAGAATAAAGCTGGTGCTCATGGATCAATCGGACTCCAGGCTGTATTAGCTGCCCCCGCAGACGGTCAAACCTTGGCAATGGTCTCTATTGGCACAAATGGAATCAATCCAGTCTTGTATAAAAAATCTTCTTATGATGTAAATAAGGATTTTGTCCCAGTTTCACTGTTAGTGACGGTGCCAATCGCTATAGTTACTAGAGCGGATGCTCCCTTTAATGATCTAGCAGGACTGATTGCTTATGCTAGAGCGAATCCTGGCAAGCTCACTTTTGCCTCTGCAGGGAATGGTGGCTCATCTCATTTGGTCTCAGAGATGTTTATGATGCGTTCGGGTGTTGACGTGGTTCATGTTCCATACAAAGGATTTGCACCAGCGGTCAGTGACGTGATTGCCGGGCAGGTCAATCTCATGTTTGATACTTTACTAACCTCCACTTAG